Sequence from the Vanacampus margaritifer isolate UIUO_Vmar chromosome 18, RoL_Vmar_1.0, whole genome shotgun sequence genome:
TTCAGACGCTGACGTAGTACGGCAAGTCGGTGGGAACTACGCTAAATATGAGCCAAAATGGCGTCCGTATAAGCAAGTTTCCGCAAAATATTCGCGAAATTTGAAAAATTTTCCTAGAGTAAAATAAAAGGAGATAGTTTTAAAGGTGAGTAAACATTCCACAAAAAGCAAATGGACGTTTGAACGATTTTAACGATAGTGCAAAAACTTTCGTCaagtgacagtgacattttGATGTATGGAATGCAAACCCCTACGTTCACGATTGGTTGGCTCTGACGTGTGTCGATATCTATGGTGACGTAGGGCCGACGAGTTTGCGCCAAAATGGCGTCTGCGCACTCACCAGTGTTGCGGGTGACTCTCAAACACGCCCACCCGCTGACTGTGCTTGGGGCTCGAACTCTTCGGCGCATGTTTGCAGCATGGCTTCGTCGGCTAAGAAGAGGGCGGTAGGTCTGGGGGAAAACCCCCAGGAAAGCGATGACAGCTCGGACGAGAGTCCGGAGACAGACGACATTTCCACCGATGAGGACAGCGAATCGTTCGAAGAGGAGCTTAATGAGGTGAGGACATTTTAAACCCGCTTGAATGGATGCTCGGCCTCGTTAGGTTGCTAACGCTAACACGGTTGCATGATAACAGTGCATGACATTAGCCTTGGAGTTCTGTttataacatattttaatagTTTGTGCAATTTCTAGGCGCATTAAAACAACCACGTTTATTTGCTATTCAGGTGGTTACGGTGGACTTCGAAGCGTACGCCGTTTCGCACAACCACTTTAATGGCATCAAGAAGCTCTTACAACAGGTTGGTTGGAagttaaagaaaaaaggagagaaaaaaacttcaaaCGTGTCTGCATGCGTTTTGACGGCTCCgctggtttgttttgctccaaGTTGTTTCTGAAGGCTCACGTCAACACGTCAGAGATAACCGACATCATCATCGAGCAGAACCACGTGGGAAGTGTCATCAAGGTCGGTCGCGTCGACGACTGACTTTTTACTTCGACTGACTTTTGATTTTCGattgtgtaaaaataattgtattttatacatttatagCACTAaagaacatgtttttatttcatgcacttataaaatgatgcatttttttacgTCTTGATTTGATAATTATTACAATTGTTCTTATATAAaattttcgttttgttttatatatttcataacatctttattttctttattaaaaaaaattgtgcattttagttTACTATAACCACTtaacaattttgtatttttttcaaatgtttgtatTCAATGAAATGCTAGCTTTATTGTAAAAttgtatacaaatattttacattattttagaaaaacacaaatatttgtacagcaaaatacaatcaaaacaaatgttgaataaaaataaaattgtaatgttttttttaaatttttattcccAAGCAAGCGGAGGTGCCCGAAGACAGCGACGATGACGACCCGGATGAAGTGTTTGGCTTCATCACCATGCTGAACCTGACGGAACGAAAGGTAAGACGGcgccgccgtcgtcgtcgtctccCGCCCGTCTCGTCGGGCCCCTGCGATGCGTATCGTCTCATCGCGTGCAGGGCGTGCAGTGCGTGGAGCAGATCAAAGAGCTGATCCTGGAGCAGTGCGAGAAGAGCTCGGGCCAAGTCGCCGCCGAGCAGCTGGAGCAGATGCTGGGCGATACCGCCAAGCCCGTCGGCCTGCTGCTGAGCGAGCGCTTTGTCAATGTGCCGCCGCAGATCGCTTTGCCGCTGCACGTGCACCTGCAGTGAGTCGCTGATGGAATTGGTTCCAAAAAACATCACAATTAGCAACAAAAATGACCCATGggaagtttatttacatttttttatgagcaCAATCAAATGTCCTTTTATTTTGACAGGGATGAGATCTCGGAAGCCGAGCGGACCAACAAGCCCAGTGGGAAGTACCACTACTGCCTGATGATCAGCAAGACCTGCATGCAGGTCAGCAAGACCGTTACCGCCAGAGGGCCTGACCCCACTGACCCCAAGGACGAATACATGTTCATTAACGCTGAGGAGGAGTTCTTCTATGAGGTGCCCAAAACCGTTGACttctatttaatttaattaagctAAAATGAATCTTATtacattgattgttttttttattgccattgCGAATGTCAACTTTCTGGGTTTCGGTTTCTTCTCGCAGCACGCCGTCTCCACGTTCCACTTCTCGGTGCAGGACGAGGCCGACTCGTGCTTGAGCGGCCGCTGGTCCGTGGACGACGTTCCCATGAAGCCGTTCCGCACGGTCATGTTGATCCCGGTGGAGAGCATTCCCACCATCATGGACAAACTGAAAGAATATCTGACCGTTTGACGACTGGTCGCACGGCAGAATAAATGGCGGGAGGAATTGGGGAAAAATGGACCGTTcgtattattgtaaagattgaATGCAGTGCGAATGACTTTGCAGCAGAGCAGGTGAGGAAACTTTTGTAAGTACTCTGAATGTTTATtacaagcaactttttttttttcgtgctaTATTAAGTTTTCTACTCTACTTTATAATATTCTGGCGATTCTAGTTCCAGATGATGACAAATCTACTGGACAGATTCGTCTTCAATTCAAATATTAatatacatttcatttattacaaaaatattcacagtatttttctagTGGAGACGACATCTTGTTTCCAATTCCAGGCTATGCGGCATAAAAACATTgttcaacagattttttttcttttttagtgaGAATGTCTGCATTGACTTGTACTGGATTCAATTAAATTTCTCACATGATGTTATGCAGTTGTAAAATCATGTTTTACAAAGATTTgattctatcttttttttttttttttatgatgactgAGGACGTAGGAAACCCATCGTACTGCCTTTGTCATGCATTTGGGTTTCCCGCGGTAAATGGAAATCCCACATCTTGCTAGCCGTGTTAGCGTTAGCCACATCCTATTTTACAAAGTATTTTTCTTCTAGTGAGGACGGGCAGcagaagaaaaaatgaaaagctACTGCATGCAGCACAGCAAGAATTTCACAAAACATCTCCAggtgctcctttttttttttttttttttgtcatttaccGCAAGACAAGAATTACAAATATAAAAGAACTTATGAATCTAAAAGTGTTccatattagtttttttttttttttttttaaactttaaattccccccacccccacccaatttttattattattattattatttatttttatttattttttaaagaccacCTTATTGTATAACAAGTGACCGCCTGCTGTggctctttcctttttttctgactACCACTTTGTGAAACATTTGAATAATCCCACCCCAAATGAAAAGCAACCCCTCATTGGACGACGCAGCGATCGGTAGAGCGCACGCCGCTGCTGCCGCTGTCGTCCTTGCGGGTGCTGGCGGTGGCGTGCGGGTCCAGCATGTGCCGCAGGATGTCTTTGCTCTCGCTGTGGGGCAGGTTGTAGAAGTAGTAGAGTGGAACCGTTTGCGTGAAGCTGCAACAGGGGAAGgaaatgaaatgacattgaCATGGCAGATCAACAGGGCTGGGTTTTACAAATCGAATCATCGATATGGAAACGATTTTCctttgagcctgatatcgattcatgaTATCTCGTTTTTCCactaaattcataagaaaatagaattttaaaggtcatttttttttgtatctaacTGTTCTTGAAATTTATTGGTCACATGAATTTAGaagtattttgttttacattaatgaaaGACCtaattgcactttaagaccaCTCAGAATCTTGAtgaacaattattgaattatttaaccATTTACGGCCTATGcaaaattttaatttggaatttgtgGAGCTTTTAATCATGCACTTGATCTAAAAGCCCTAATTATaacactaaatcatttaaccagttacttccTCCGCAAAATTCAATTTGGaataaatgtttgtggagtttttattatgTCCTCGATATTTAAGAGgacttgatgttccataattaatcaatatgggcttgaagtgaatcaaaccaaatcgggggggggggcaaaaaatcGAGATCGAATCAAACTGagctcttgtgaatcgaaatcgaatcgactgaggaaattagaatcgatacccagccctaatgatGAATATGAATCGCTACGACTCACACTTGCGGCGAAATCTGGGTGACGATCCGCATGTAGTTGTTTTCCGCCAACGTGTACTCGTGGAACAGAACCCACTCGGGCAGCCCAAGCTTGTTCACGCACGGCCCGTAACCGGATAGCGGGTGCACCTGGGCCACGTGCTTGTGCGCGAGGATCAGGTAATTTCCCGAGCCGTCCACGTCCCGAGCCACCTTTTTAAGAAGGAGAGCGAGCGGAAAATGAAATTTTGAGGCGGGAATTGCGGGATTTGGCCAACGCACCTGCATGAAGAAGCCCGCCAGCAGCGCTCGCTTCAGGTCGGCTGCGTTCTTCCTGCTGCCAAAAGCCGCTTCCGAGACGGGCAGCTCGATCCGCTTCAACGTGTCGCTCAGCTCCGCCCGGATGCTCTCCGCCGTCCGGAGGGCCGAATAGTCCAGGAAGTTGTCCCGGCACCAGTTTTCAACACGGAAATCtatgaaatcaaataaaaactgagaagCTCCCAAGAAATACACTTCAGCCATAACCTGACATTGTGTTTTACACGGATCCTTCTGGCTTCTCTTGAAGGCGTCGAAGATGTTAATGAGGGTGAAGTGGTCGCCTTCGCGGTGCTGGAATTTCCTGTGACACTGCGAGGCCTCGTGGCTCATTCCGGACCGAGGCTCCAGGAAGCAGGTCGGCGCTGAAGAAGAAAATACGCAATCCATTTgttgaattctgactttaaagtcagaatcctgacaaacttttatatattttttaaaaatggtccCCGAAGGCACCATGTGAGTGCCTGGCGATTGGTGGAGAAGCAGGAAGCGAGCGGTGGGCGCGCCAAATTTCAGAGGGTACCTGAAAGCATCGCCGCCACGGTTAGCATCTCGCTGACGCAGTCGAACTCGCAGGACGCCAGCAGCGCTTTGGCCAGCTGAGGCTCCAGCGGGATTTCCGACATGACGATGCCGATCTCGGAGAGGTCGCCGTCGTCGTCCAGAGCGGCCAAGTAGTCCAACTCCTCCAGGGCCTGCATGAGGCTCTCGGGGTCTGAGCCCAGGGAGGAAAACAGAAGCCCGGCTATGTAACAAAACTTTTTGGGCCCTCTTTCTGCATGTGTGATGATTGGCAACTGAAGAGGAACTGACAAAAAACGACTCCATGTAAATGAGAGGTGTCCAAGCTACGGCCCCGGggccatacttttttttttttttccatttctcggCCCGCTCAGAAATATtgtagtttgggaattttttcttttagttagtttttattcattttcacggcggttctgttattttttttatatttttttatgctcacttttgctttactttgattagatttagtattagttttagttttttttttgggggggggggtgaattatgtgcaatatttaataaacactgataaaatgaaaaaagttttttaaaaagtaaaaaatggcCCTTTTGCAtcttattatttttctgtatgtggccctcggAGGACAAAGTTTGTCGGCATAATTCTAatgattagttttagta
This genomic interval carries:
- the bccip gene encoding protein BCCIP homolog, with protein sequence MASSAKKRAVGLGENPQESDDSSDESPETDDISTDEDSESFEEELNEVVTVDFEAYAVSHNHFNGIKKLLQQLFLKAHVNTSEITDIIIEQNHVGSVIKQAEVPEDSDDDDPDEVFGFITMLNLTERKGVQCVEQIKELILEQCEKSSGQVAAEQLEQMLGDTAKPVGLLLSERFVNVPPQIALPLHVHLQDEISEAERTNKPSGKYHYCLMISKTCMQVSKTVTARGPDPTDPKDEYMFINAEEEFFYEHAVSTFHFSVQDEADSCLSGRWSVDDVPMKPFRTVMLIPVESIPTIMDKLKEYLTV